In Lachnospiraceae bacterium, one DNA window encodes the following:
- a CDS encoding dCMP deaminase family protein, producing MSDKRVDYITWDEYFMGVAALSGRRSKDPSTQVGACIVSQDNKILSMGYNGFPKGCSDDEFPWGKEHELDDPYNAKYFYSTHSELNAILNYRGGSLEGSKLYVTLFPCNECAKAIIQAGIKTIIYGGDKYAHTPAVKASKRMLNAAGVRYYQYQPTGRKIEIEV from the coding sequence ATGTCAGATAAACGTGTTGATTATATTACATGGGATGAATATTTTATGGGAGTTGCCGCTCTATCAGGCAGACGGTCCAAGGATCCAAGTACCCAGGTGGGGGCATGCATCGTAAGCCAGGACAACAAGATCCTTTCTATGGGCTATAACGGTTTTCCAAAAGGCTGTTCAGATGATGAATTTCCATGGGGCAAGGAGCATGAACTGGATGATCCGTACAATGCAAAATATTTTTACTCTACCCACAGTGAGTTAAACGCCATTTTAAATTACAGGGGGGGAAGCCTGGAAGGAAGCAAGCTGTATGTGACCCTTTTCCCATGCAATGAGTGCGCTAAGGCGATCATCCAGGCGGGTATTAAGACTATCATCTATGGCGGGGACAAGTATGCCCACACACCGGCTGTAAAAGCTTCCAAGCGCATGTTAAACGCAGCAGGAGTGCGCTATTATCAGTATCAGCCTACTGGCCGCAAGATTGAGATCGAGGTGTAA
- a CDS encoding MerR family transcriptional regulator, with translation MQSKKDLYQIGEVARLFHLSISLLRHYDKTGLVTPEYTDPNTGYRYYSIRQFECLNTIRYLRALDMPLDEIGDFLHNRDTGRIQELLSKQLVQVHKKQQELTVIEHQIKNRLNQIQGALSAHPGEIFLEKKAPLQLACMKKQLNPENYLDLEYSIREMEQGNSPASIFLGKVGLGLFYGSLKAHRFKPYDFVFIILEEDDPINGQVIRIPESTWAIVRFHGSHEQAPGFYEKLLSYFKDEGLAPESFALEMTLIDYGLTHDQSQFITEIQIPLNPDCPGIIA, from the coding sequence ATGCAGTCAAAGAAAGATCTATACCAGATTGGCGAAGTGGCCCGTCTGTTTCATTTAAGCATCAGCCTGCTGCGCCATTACGACAAAACGGGACTGGTAACGCCGGAATACACGGACCCGAACACTGGATACCGGTATTACAGCATCAGACAGTTTGAGTGTTTAAATACCATACGCTACCTGCGGGCATTAGACATGCCGCTGGATGAGATCGGAGATTTTCTCCATAACAGGGACACCGGGCGCATCCAGGAGCTTTTGTCAAAGCAGCTGGTACAGGTGCATAAGAAACAACAGGAACTGACTGTGATTGAGCATCAGATAAAAAACCGTTTAAATCAGATCCAAGGAGCGCTTTCCGCTCATCCAGGAGAGATCTTTTTAGAAAAAAAGGCACCTCTACAGTTGGCCTGCATGAAAAAACAGCTAAATCCGGAAAATTATCTGGATCTGGAGTATTCGATCCGGGAAATGGAACAGGGAAACAGCCCTGCTTCTATTTTCCTGGGAAAGGTAGGATTAGGGCTGTTTTATGGCTCTTTAAAGGCACATCGTTTTAAGCCTTATGATTTTGTTTTTATCATTCTGGAAGAGGATGATCCTATCAATGGTCAGGTCATCCGCATCCCGGAAAGCACCTGGGCTATTGTCCGTTTTCACGGAAGTCATGAGCAGGCGCCGGGATTTTATGAAAAACTCCTGTCCTATTTTAAGGACGAGGGACTTGCGCCAGAAAGTTTTGCTCTGGAAATGACTCTCATCGACTATGGTCTTACCCATGACCAGTCCCAGTTTATCACAGAGATCCAGATTCCTTTAAACCCGGACTGTCCGGGCATTATAGCTTAA
- a CDS encoding Lrp/AsnC family transcriptional regulator — MREKILAVIEKNSRIDIKDLAVLLGESEIAVANEIAEMEKEHIICGYHTLINWDNTSEEKVVALIEVKVTPQRGMGFDKIAERIYQYNEVNAVYLMSGSFDFTVFIEGKTMRQVAQFVSDKLAPMESVLSTATHFVLKKYKDHGTIISEPVQDERMLITP, encoded by the coding sequence ATGAGAGAAAAAATTCTGGCGGTGATCGAAAAAAACAGCAGGATCGATATAAAAGACCTGGCGGTATTACTTGGTGAAAGTGAGATCGCAGTGGCTAATGAGATCGCCGAGATGGAAAAAGAACACATTATCTGCGGATACCACACTCTCATTAATTGGGATAACACCAGCGAAGAAAAAGTAGTAGCTCTGATCGAAGTAAAAGTAACTCCTCAGAGAGGTATGGGCTTTGATAAGATCGCAGAGCGTATTTACCAGTATAATGAAGTTAATGCTGTATACCTGATGAGCGGATCTTTTGATTTTACCGTATTTATCGAGGGAAAGACCATGCGCCAGGTAGCACAGTTTGTATCTGACAAATTAGCTCCTATGGAGTCAGTATTAAGTACAGCAACTCACTTTGTATTGAAAAAATATAAGGATCACGGCACCATTATCAGCGAGCCGGTCCAGGATGAAAGGATGCTGATCACACCATGA
- the nth gene encoding endonuclease III, translated as MIKMTGKLKERISHILSALDKEYGTDFICYLNYETPWQLLIAVILSAQCTDARVNIVTADLFKKYPTIKDFAAADLKELEQDIRSIGFYHMKAKNIIQCAKRLVEEYGGIVPEKLEDLLTLAGVGRKTANVIRGNIYHVPSIVVDTHVKRISRKLGLTKETEPEKIESDLMKILPEDHWILWNIHIITLGRTICTARKPDCGNCFLKQWCPACEAPAVFREIQKTD; from the coding sequence ATGATCAAAATGACAGGCAAACTAAAAGAACGGATCTCTCATATATTATCAGCCTTAGATAAAGAATACGGCACTGACTTCATCTGCTACCTAAACTACGAGACCCCATGGCAGCTGCTCATTGCGGTGATCTTAAGCGCCCAGTGTACAGACGCCAGAGTGAACATTGTAACAGCGGATCTTTTTAAGAAATATCCGACGATTAAAGATTTTGCGGCGGCGGACTTAAAAGAACTGGAACAGGACATTCGTTCCATTGGATTTTATCATATGAAAGCCAAAAACATTATCCAGTGTGCAAAGCGGCTGGTGGAAGAGTACGGCGGTATTGTGCCGGAAAAACTGGAAGACCTGCTTACACTGGCAGGTGTGGGTCGGAAAACTGCCAATGTGATCCGGGGAAATATCTACCATGTGCCAAGTATTGTGGTGGATACCCATGTAAAGCGCATTTCCAGGAAGCTGGGGCTTACAAAAGAGACAGAGCCGGAAAAGATCGAGTCGGATCTGATGAAGATACTCCCGGAAGATCACTGGATTCTCTGGAATATCCATATCATTACTTTAGGGCGGACCATTTGTACTGCCAGAAAGCCGGACTGCGGAAACTGCTTTTTAAAACAATGGTGTCCTGCCTGTGAAGCACCGGCAGTTTTCAGAGAAATACAAAAAACAGATTAA
- a CDS encoding FAD-dependent oxidoreductase produces the protein MEHKTAMWEIEQADAVIVGGGPAGLAAAVRLYENGITDILILEREKQLGGILRQCIHDGFGLARFKTTLSGPEYAQKFIDLANEKKIRYLTDATVLEISEDKVITAATPDGLKQWQAKAVILAMGCRERTRGALGIPGERPTGVFTAGVAQAYMNLYNRMPAKEVVILGSGDIGMIMARRLTLEGAHVKAVFEIQPYPSGLPRNIEQCLNDYNIPLYLSHTVTEIHGDKRLTGVTVSKVDEHMKPIPGTEEEYSCDTLILSVGLIPENELSLDAGVTLDTRTKGATVDEYFQTDRPGIFAAGNVLHVHDLVDFVSMEAEKLADSAARYIKDGKLPACEIQVKTDRNINHTVPQRISGTEDCCLSLRVNRPFKDCALVVSQNGREIARKKMKKALPAEMIHIDLKAEKLENKGDLEVKVE, from the coding sequence ATGGAACATAAAACAGCAATGTGGGAAATAGAACAGGCAGATGCAGTGATCGTAGGCGGCGGCCCGGCAGGTCTGGCAGCGGCTGTACGCCTGTATGAAAACGGGATCACAGATATTCTGATCCTGGAACGTGAAAAACAGTTAGGCGGCATTTTACGTCAGTGTATCCATGATGGTTTTGGACTGGCCCGTTTTAAAACTACACTCAGTGGACCGGAATATGCCCAAAAATTCATTGACCTGGCAAATGAAAAGAAGATCCGTTATCTTACTGATGCAACTGTTCTGGAAATTTCAGAGGACAAAGTGATCACAGCAGCTACTCCTGATGGCTTAAAACAGTGGCAGGCAAAGGCAGTGATCCTGGCAATGGGCTGCAGAGAACGTACCAGAGGAGCCCTTGGCATACCAGGAGAGCGTCCGACCGGTGTATTTACAGCAGGTGTTGCCCAGGCGTATATGAACCTTTATAACCGTATGCCGGCAAAAGAAGTGGTGATCTTAGGTTCCGGTGATATTGGAATGATCATGGCCCGCAGACTGACCTTAGAAGGTGCCCACGTAAAGGCGGTTTTTGAGATCCAGCCATATCCAAGCGGTCTTCCAAGAAATATTGAACAGTGCTTAAATGATTACAATATCCCATTGTATTTAAGCCATACAGTTACAGAAATCCATGGAGATAAGCGTTTGACCGGTGTGACCGTTTCAAAAGTAGATGAACACATGAAGCCGATTCCTGGAACAGAAGAGGAATACAGCTGTGATACCCTGATCTTATCTGTTGGCCTGATCCCGGAAAATGAACTTTCCCTGGATGCAGGAGTAACACTGGATACAAGGACAAAGGGTGCTACAGTGGATGAGTATTTCCAGACAGACCGGCCGGGGATTTTCGCAGCAGGAAATGTACTCCATGTTCATGATCTGGTGGATTTTGTATCCATGGAGGCAGAAAAACTGGCAGATTCCGCAGCACGGTATATTAAAGATGGGAAACTGCCTGCATGTGAGATACAGGTAAAGACTGATAGAAATATCAATCATACCGTTCCACAGCGGATATCAGGAACAGAAGACTGCTGTCTGTCTCTGCGTGTAAACCGGCCGTTTAAGGACTGTGCTCTGGTTGTAAGCCAGAATGGAAGAGAAATCGCCCGTAAAAAGATGAAAAAAGCTCTTCCGGCAGAGATGATCCATATAGATTTAAAAGCAGAAAAACTGGAAAACAAGGGAGATCTGGAGGTGAAGGTAGAATGA
- a CDS encoding aminotransferase class I/II-fold pyridoxal phosphate-dependent enzyme, whose product MRNPLSDKIVSIPPSGIRKFFDIVNEMEGAISLGVGEPDFDTPWHIREEGIYSLEKGRTFYTSNAGLKQLKDEICNYLKRRFEVTYDPDTEVMVTVGGSEAIDVAMRAMLNPGDEVLIPQPSYVSYLPCVTLADGVPVIIELEEKDQFKLTPEKLLEKITDKTKILVLPFPNNPTGAIMEKHELEEIAKIVIEKDLFVVTDEIYSELTYQRKHATIAAFPGMKERTVLINGFSKSYAMTGWRLGYAAAPSLILKQMLKIHQYAIMCAPTTSQYAAVSALKNGDSDVEMMRESYDQRRRFLLNAFREMGIDCFEPLGAFYTFPNISRFGMTSEEFATKLLMEEKVAVVPGTAFGACGEGFVRISYAYSLKSLKEALSRIERFVKRHDGKAE is encoded by the coding sequence ATGAGAAACCCCTTATCTGACAAAATTGTAAGTATCCCGCCCTCCGGGATCCGTAAATTTTTTGATATTGTAAATGAAATGGAAGGCGCTATTTCCTTAGGTGTAGGCGAGCCGGACTTTGATACTCCCTGGCATATCAGGGAAGAAGGTATCTACTCCCTTGAAAAAGGCCGCACATTTTATACTTCCAATGCAGGTTTAAAGCAGTTAAAGGATGAAATATGCAATTACTTAAAGCGCCGTTTTGAAGTAACTTATGACCCGGATACAGAAGTTATGGTAACAGTAGGTGGAAGTGAAGCTATCGATGTTGCCATGCGTGCCATGTTAAATCCGGGAGATGAAGTACTGATCCCACAGCCAAGCTATGTTTCCTATCTGCCATGCGTTACTCTGGCAGACGGTGTTCCGGTGATCATTGAACTGGAGGAAAAAGACCAGTTTAAGCTGACTCCTGAGAAGCTGCTGGAAAAGATCACAGACAAGACCAAGATCCTGGTCCTTCCATTCCCTAATAACCCAACCGGCGCTATTATGGAAAAACATGAGTTGGAAGAGATCGCAAAGATCGTCATTGAAAAAGACCTGTTTGTAGTAACAGACGAGATTTATTCTGAACTGACTTACCAGAGAAAACATGCTACCATTGCAGCATTTCCAGGCATGAAAGAACGTACTGTCCTGATCAATGGTTTCTCCAAGTCTTATGCTATGACCGGATGGCGTCTTGGTTATGCGGCAGCACCAAGCCTGATCTTAAAGCAGATGTTAAAGATCCATCAGTACGCTATCATGTGTGCACCTACCACCAGCCAGTATGCAGCAGTTTCTGCACTGAAAAATGGTGATTCGGATGTAGAAATGATGCGTGAGTCCTATGACCAGCGACGCAGATTTTTATTAAATGCATTCCGTGAAATGGGCATCGACTGTTTTGAGCCATTAGGCGCATTCTATACATTTCCTAATATCAGCCGTTTTGGCATGACTTCAGAGGAATTTGCTACTAAACTTCTGATGGAAGAGAAAGTAGCTGTAGTTCCCGGAACGGCCTTTGGCGCCTGCGGAGAAGGCTTTGTACGTATTTCCTATGCCTACTCCTTAAAGAGCCTGAAAGAGGCGTTAAGCCGTATTGAGCGTTTTGTAAAGCGCCATGATGGAAAGGCAGAATAA
- a CDS encoding VanW family protein has translation MGNKTLKAGLFAALAAGALWVLPMTVCAAPIFPEGISTDGESLAGKTWEDALHTAEEKVKKQADVSVALTIEDKKAETTAGELGIHWSNQEEAEKELKSYVGGSLIRQYMNKKDLEKTPVDVTVQTAADPDKIRAFVDTHCDGVLAQPQDASIRRENGAFVITESVLGKVVDADATASALNTAFEGLKDSIGEISVQAVIKEEQPKITSDDLKTIEDVLGTCTTDFSSSGAARSTNLAVGAGKINGRVLMPGEVLSGYECLQPFTIENGYKTAAAYENGQVVDSIGGGVCQIATTLYDAALQAEMEIVQRQNHSMIVTYVKPSMDAAIAGTYKDIKIKNNYSTPVYIEGYTSGKKLIFTIYGKDTRPSGRQVEYVSETVGTTNPGEPQMITDNSLAPGAKVKVQSAHTGYRSRLWKVVTVDGVEQERTLLNEDTYNASKAIYRVGPAQAAPVPAPEPQAPATTPETGENNTPEPAQTEPAQTEPAQTETAHEAVTGENGGPGVVPTTAAQPAGGNAGAESPASPAQEENP, from the coding sequence ATGGGAAACAAGACATTGAAAGCAGGTCTTTTTGCAGCACTGGCTGCCGGGGCTTTATGGGTGCTTCCCATGACCGTATGTGCGGCGCCGATATTTCCGGAAGGTATCAGTACAGACGGGGAAAGTCTGGCTGGAAAAACATGGGAAGATGCCCTGCATACAGCAGAAGAAAAAGTGAAAAAACAGGCGGATGTGTCTGTAGCCTTAACTATTGAGGATAAAAAAGCAGAAACCACAGCCGGGGAACTGGGTATTCACTGGAGCAATCAGGAAGAAGCCGAAAAAGAGTTAAAAAGCTATGTAGGTGGAAGCCTGATCCGTCAATATATGAACAAAAAGGATCTGGAAAAGACACCGGTGGATGTTACGGTCCAGACAGCAGCGGATCCAGATAAGATAAGGGCTTTTGTAGATACCCATTGCGACGGAGTACTGGCACAGCCTCAGGATGCGTCTATCCGCAGAGAAAACGGCGCATTTGTGATCACAGAGTCTGTTTTAGGAAAAGTCGTGGATGCAGATGCCACGGCTTCCGCTTTAAATACCGCTTTTGAGGGATTAAAAGACTCTATAGGTGAGATTTCTGTCCAGGCAGTGATCAAAGAAGAACAGCCGAAGATCACTTCCGATGACCTTAAGACCATAGAAGATGTTTTAGGAACCTGTACCACCGACTTTTCCAGCAGCGGCGCGGCACGTTCCACTAATCTTGCAGTTGGTGCGGGAAAAATCAATGGACGTGTGCTTATGCCTGGTGAGGTGCTATCCGGTTATGAATGTTTACAGCCGTTTACCATCGAAAATGGTTATAAGACAGCTGCAGCCTATGAAAATGGCCAGGTAGTGGACAGTATTGGCGGCGGTGTCTGCCAGATCGCTACTACATTGTATGATGCAGCACTGCAGGCGGAAATGGAGATTGTTCAGAGACAGAACCATTCTATGATCGTAACCTATGTAAAGCCGTCAATGGATGCTGCTATTGCAGGCACTTATAAAGATATTAAAATTAAGAATAATTACAGCACACCTGTATATATCGAAGGATATACATCGGGAAAGAAACTGATCTTTACCATTTATGGAAAAGATACCAGACCTTCTGGCCGGCAGGTAGAATATGTTTCAGAGACTGTGGGGACCACCAATCCGGGAGAACCCCAGATGATCACGGACAATAGCCTTGCGCCAGGTGCTAAGGTGAAGGTACAGTCAGCACATACCGGCTATAGATCCAGACTATGGAAGGTAGTGACTGTGGATGGAGTGGAGCAGGAACGTACTCTTCTAAATGAGGATACCTACAATGCTTCCAAGGCCATTTACCGTGTAGGACCAGCTCAGGCAGCACCTGTACCGGCGCCAGAGCCGCAAGCACCAGCCACTACACCTGAAACAGGAGAGAATAATACGCCTGAACCAGCTCAGACAGAACCAGCTCAGACAGAACCAGCTCAGACAGAGACGGCACATGAGGCGGTTACAGGAGAAAATGGTGGACCGGGAGTTGTTCCTACCACTGCAGCACAGCCTGCGGGGGGAAATGCTGGTGCGGAAAGCCCGGCCAGTCCCGCACAGGAGGAAAATCCATGA
- a CDS encoding DUF1667 domain-containing protein: MTREFTCIICPNGCEISADYEIQADQSVVIHSLEGATCKRGAEYVKQELTDPKRNIATSVLVEGGELPLASVRLTAPIPKARIFDAMAEIRKCRLAAPVKAGTVVIKGILGLDADVIVTKNVEKA; encoded by the coding sequence ATGACAAGAGAATTTACATGCATCATTTGTCCAAATGGCTGCGAAATAAGTGCAGATTATGAGATACAGGCAGATCAGTCTGTAGTGATCCACTCATTAGAAGGAGCCACCTGCAAAAGAGGAGCAGAGTATGTGAAGCAGGAGCTGACAGATCCAAAGAGAAATATTGCAACCTCTGTACTGGTAGAAGGAGGAGAATTGCCGCTTGCCAGTGTACGCCTTACCGCCCCAATCCCCAAAGCACGTATTTTTGATGCAATGGCTGAGATCAGAAAATGCCGGTTAGCAGCGCCGGTAAAAGCGGGAACTGTTGTGATCAAAGGGATATTAGGTCTGGATGCAGATGTGATCGTGACGAAAAATGTAGAAAAAGCGTAA
- a CDS encoding 3'-5' exonuclease produces the protein MIDSYIALDLETTGLEPKKEKITEIAALKVEHGQITGRFVTLVNPKRPLTERVVELTGITDDMLKDAPVIENIIGEVLGFIGDLPLLGHNIRFDYSFLKQAAVNQKMEFECEAVDTLKLCRKLMPEQEKKNLGNACIYYKIEQPLTHRAEADALSAHLLYQKLRGLHGEDQPELFATMPLNCRMKRQQPATKRQKEYLQDLLKCHRINITVQLNDISRSDASRLIDKIILQYGRVKPQNK, from the coding sequence ATGATCGACTCATACATTGCCCTGGACTTGGAAACTACAGGTCTGGAGCCGAAGAAAGAGAAAATAACGGAGATCGCCGCCTTAAAAGTAGAACATGGACAGATCACAGGCCGTTTTGTAACTCTGGTAAATCCAAAACGGCCGTTGACAGAACGGGTAGTGGAATTAACAGGTATTACAGATGACATGTTAAAAGATGCTCCGGTAATAGAAAATATTATTGGAGAGGTGCTGGGATTTATTGGAGATCTGCCCCTTTTAGGCCACAACATCCGTTTTGATTACAGCTTCTTAAAGCAGGCGGCGGTGAACCAGAAAATGGAATTTGAATGTGAGGCAGTAGATACCCTGAAATTATGCAGGAAATTGATGCCGGAGCAGGAAAAGAAAAATCTGGGAAACGCCTGCATTTATTATAAGATTGAACAGCCTTTGACACACCGGGCAGAGGCAGATGCCTTGTCGGCGCATTTGCTTTATCAGAAGTTAAGGGGACTTCATGGAGAAGACCAGCCAGAGTTATTTGCGACAATGCCTTTAAATTGCCGGATGAAGCGACAGCAGCCGGCAACGAAAAGACAAAAAGAATACTTGCAGGATTTATTAAAATGTCATAGAATAAACATAACTGTGCAGTTAAACGATATAAGCCGGAGCGATGCTTCCAGGCTGATCGACAAGATCATCCTCCAGTACGGACGGGTGAAGCCACAGAATAAATGA
- a CDS encoding AIR synthase: MRTAGQGPGGFEKRDGFIKPGQDLVVAGYAGMAGARLIFQKKKEKLEGRFAPSFLRCLEKEDSYNVKEWLENELKQKDCPVTAWEYAKEGGILTAVWNLSGIFNVGVDIDLRMIPMKQAVVEVCEMFEVNPYRLFSENCVILACDRGGQMVRSLSARGIPAAVIGSAEKGIARVIRHGEETAGYLERPRADELTRIG, encoded by the coding sequence ATGAGAACAGCAGGACAGGGTCCGGGCGGATTTGAAAAACGAGATGGCTTTATAAAGCCAGGTCAGGATCTGGTAGTGGCCGGATATGCCGGTATGGCCGGAGCCAGACTCATTTTCCAGAAAAAAAAGGAAAAACTGGAAGGCCGTTTTGCACCTTCTTTTCTCAGATGTCTGGAAAAGGAAGACAGCTACAATGTAAAAGAGTGGCTTGAAAATGAATTAAAACAGAAAGATTGTCCAGTTACAGCCTGGGAATACGCGAAAGAAGGCGGCATTCTCACAGCTGTCTGGAATTTATCCGGCATTTTCAACGTAGGCGTAGATATTGATCTGCGAATGATCCCTATGAAGCAGGCAGTAGTTGAAGTATGTGAGATGTTTGAGGTCAATCCATATCGCCTTTTCAGTGAAAACTGCGTGATCTTAGCCTGCGACAGAGGCGGCCAGATGGTGCGGAGCCTCAGTGCACGGGGAATCCCGGCAGCAGTGATAGGCAGTGCAGAAAAGGGAATTGCCCGGGTGATACGCCACGGAGAGGAAACAGCCGGATATCTGGAACGGCCAAGAGCCGATGAACTGACCCGTATTGGATAA
- a CDS encoding B12-binding domain-containing radical SAM protein translates to MKVLLAAINAKYIHSNLGIYSLKTYGEKMLKEWGLAEEAKVSLAEYTINHQMEQILQDIYKRKPDVIGFSCYIWNISYVKMILADIKKVLPDVKIWAGGPEVSYHAEAFLKEEPAVDIVMMGEGEITFAHFLKALLEGEELKQVPGLMLRNDDGTITDTGFRQVMDMSQIPFPYAFMDMKELEHRIIYYESSRGCPFSCAYCLSSIDKKLRFRSLDLVLPELEWFLQAKVPQVKFVDRTFNCKKSHAMAIWQYIRDHDNGITNFHFEIAADLLDKDELDLLSTMRPGLVQLEIGVQSTNEKTLETIRRKTDIEEIRQITETINSWHNIHQHLDLIVGLPWEDLKRFKQSFNDVYSMEPEQLQLGFLKILKGSYMEELILECDLLYSAAPPYEVLQTKWLSYGDVLELKDIEEMTEVHYNSRQFTCTLKELEKEFNTPYEMFSFMAGYYNKNHLSGISHSRIARYEILWKMIQVKLEKSERYETHENHAHRGTEVNPGISEKLEKYRDLLMTDLYLRENVKSRPTFARDLSGSKDFVREFFQKEEKTPQYLSGYEGYDSRQMAKMAHLEPLRDGTYLLFDYKRRDPLSYNARTVRV, encoded by the coding sequence ATGAAGGTCCTTTTAGCTGCGATCAATGCAAAATATATCCACTCCAATCTGGGCATCTACAGCCTGAAGACCTATGGAGAGAAGATGTTAAAAGAATGGGGACTGGCAGAGGAGGCGAAAGTTTCTCTGGCAGAATACACCATTAACCATCAGATGGAGCAGATCCTTCAGGATATCTATAAGCGAAAGCCGGATGTTATTGGATTTTCCTGCTATATCTGGAATATTTCCTATGTAAAAATGATACTGGCTGATATAAAAAAGGTGCTTCCGGATGTGAAAATATGGGCAGGCGGCCCGGAGGTTTCCTATCACGCAGAAGCTTTTTTGAAAGAAGAACCGGCAGTGGATATTGTTATGATGGGGGAAGGAGAGATTACCTTCGCCCATTTTCTAAAGGCGCTCCTTGAAGGAGAGGAGCTAAAACAGGTTCCTGGTCTTATGCTGCGAAATGATGACGGCACTATTACTGATACAGGCTTTCGCCAGGTAATGGATATGAGCCAGATCCCGTTTCCCTATGCTTTTATGGATATGAAAGAGCTGGAACACCGTATTATCTACTACGAAAGCAGCAGAGGCTGTCCATTTTCCTGCGCCTACTGCCTGTCTTCCATTGACAAGAAGCTGCGCTTTCGCAGTCTGGACCTGGTGCTGCCGGAGCTGGAATGGTTCCTGCAGGCGAAAGTGCCCCAGGTAAAATTTGTAGACAGGACTTTTAACTGCAAAAAGTCCCATGCAATGGCAATCTGGCAGTATATAAGAGATCATGATAATGGTATTACTAATTTCCATTTTGAGATCGCAGCGGATCTGTTAGATAAGGACGAGCTAGATCTGCTTTCTACTATGCGTCCGGGACTGGTACAGTTAGAGATCGGCGTCCAGTCTACCAATGAAAAAACACTGGAGACCATCCGCCGGAAGACAGATATCGAAGAGATCCGCCAGATCACAGAAACCATTAACAGCTGGCACAATATCCACCAGCATTTAGACCTGATCGTGGGACTTCCATGGGAAGATCTAAAGCGTTTTAAACAGTCCTTTAATGACGTATATTCTATGGAGCCGGAGCAGCTGCAGTTAGGCTTTTTAAAAATATTAAAAGGCTCTTATATGGAAGAATTGATCCTGGAATGCGACCTGCTTTACAGTGCTGCGCCGCCTTATGAGGTGCTGCAGACAAAATGGCTTTCCTATGGGGATGTGCTGGAATTAAAAGATATAGAAGAGATGACAGAAGTCCATTACAACAGCCGCCAGTTTACCTGTACTTTAAAAGAACTGGAAAAGGAATTTAATACTCCTTATGAAATGTTTTCTTTTATGGCAGGTTATTACAATAAAAACCATCTTTCCGGCATCAGTCACAGTCGTATTGCCAGATATGAGATACTCTGGAAGATGATACAGGTAAAATTGGAAAAATCTGAAAGATATGAAACCCATGAAAATCATGCCCACCGGGGAACAGAAGTAAACCCTGGTATTTCTGAAAAACTGGAAAAATACCGTGACCTGTTAATGACAGATCTGTATCTTCGTGAAAATGTAAAGAGCCGCCCGACCTTTGCAAGAGATCTAAGCGGTTCCAAGGACTTTGTCCGTGAATTTTTCCAGAAAGAAGAGAAAACTCCCCAGTATCTGTCCGGATACGAAGGCTACGACTCCAGACAAATGGCAAAAATGGCTCATTTAGAGCCATTAAGAGACGGAACTTATCTGTTATTTGATTACAAGAGACGAGATCCATTAAGCTATAATGCCCGGACAGTCCGGGTTTAA